In the genome of Streptococcus oralis, one region contains:
- the mutL gene encoding DNA mismatch repair endonuclease MutL, which yields MSHIIELPEVLANQIAAGEVIERPASVVKELVENAIDAGSSQIIIEIEEAGLKKIQITDNGHGIAHDEVELALRRHATSKIKNQADLFRIRTLGFRGEALPSIASVSVLTLLTAVDGASHGTKLVARGGQVEEVIPATSPVGTKVCVEDLFFNTPARLKYMKSQQAELSHIIDIVNRLGLAHPEISFSLISDGKEMTRTAGTGQLRQAIAGIYGLASAKKMIAIENSDLDFEITGFVSLPELTRANRNYISLFINGRYIKNFLLNRAILDGYGSKLMVGRFPLAVIHIHIDPYLADVNVHPTKQEVRISKERELMALLSEAISNSLKEQALIPDALENLAKSTVRNRQKVEQTILPLKENTLYYEKTEVTRPSQAEVADHQVELTEDGQDLTLFAKETLDQLTKPAKLHFAERKPANYDQLDHPELDLASLDKAYDKLEREESSSFPELEFFGQMHGTYLFAQGRDGLYIIDQHAAQERVKYEEYRESIGNVDQSQQQLLVPYIFEFPADDALRLRERMPLLEEVGVFLAEYGENQFILREHPIWMAEEEIESGIYEMCDMLLLTKEVSIKKYRAELAIMMSCKRSIKANHRIDDHSARQLLYQLSQCDNPYNCPHGRPVLVHFTKSDMEKMFRRIQENHTSLRELGKY from the coding sequence ATGTCTCATATTATTGAATTGCCAGAGGTGCTGGCAAACCAAATCGCGGCAGGAGAGGTCATTGAACGTCCTGCCAGTGTAGTCAAAGAGTTGGTAGAAAATGCCATTGACGCGGGCTCTAGCCAGATTATCATTGAGATTGAGGAAGCTGGTCTCAAGAAAATCCAAATCACAGATAATGGTCATGGAATTGCCCACGATGAGGTGGAGTTGGCCTTGCGTCGCCATGCGACCAGTAAGATAAAAAATCAAGCTGATCTCTTTCGGATTCGGACGCTTGGATTTCGAGGTGAAGCCCTGCCCTCTATCGCCTCTGTTAGTGTGCTGACTCTGTTGACGGCGGTGGATGGTGCGAGTCATGGGACCAAGCTCGTTGCGCGTGGAGGTCAAGTTGAGGAAGTCATCCCAGCGACTAGTCCTGTGGGGACCAAAGTTTGTGTGGAGGACCTCTTTTTCAACACGCCTGCCCGCCTCAAGTATATGAAGAGCCAGCAAGCGGAGTTGTCTCATATCATTGATATTGTTAACCGTCTGGGATTGGCTCATCCTGAGATTTCTTTTAGTTTGATCAGTGATGGCAAGGAAATGACACGGACAGCAGGGACTGGTCAACTACGCCAAGCCATCGCAGGGATTTACGGTTTGGCGAGTGCTAAGAAGATGATTGCCATTGAGAACTCTGATTTAGATTTCGAAATTACAGGTTTTGTGTCTTTACCTGAATTGACTCGAGCTAATCGCAACTATATCAGTCTCTTCATCAATGGTCGTTATATCAAGAACTTCCTGCTCAATCGTGCCATTTTAGATGGTTATGGAAGCAAGCTCATGGTAGGTCGTTTTCCACTGGCAGTCATTCACATCCATATCGATCCTTATCTGGCTGATGTCAATGTGCATCCAACCAAACAAGAAGTGCGGATTTCTAAGGAAAGAGAACTGATGGCGCTGCTTTCAGAAGCTATTTCAAATAGTCTCAAGGAACAAGCCTTAATCCCTGATGCCTTGGAAAATCTTGCCAAATCGACCGTGCGCAATCGTCAAAAGGTAGAGCAGACCATTCTTCCACTCAAAGAAAATACGCTTTACTATGAAAAAACAGAGGTAACAAGACCCAGTCAAGCTGAGGTAGCTGATCATCAGGTTGAATTAACTGAGGATGGGCAGGATTTAACCCTGTTTGCCAAGGAAACCTTGGACCAGTTGACCAAGCCTGCAAAACTGCATTTTGCAGAGAGGAAACCAGCTAACTATGACCAACTAGACCATCCAGAGCTAGACCTTGCCAGTCTGGATAAGGCCTATGACAAGCTGGAGAGAGAAGAATCATCAAGCTTCCCAGAGTTGGAATTTTTTGGACAAATGCACGGGACTTATCTCTTTGCCCAAGGGCGAGATGGGCTCTACATCATAGACCAGCACGCGGCTCAGGAAAGGGTCAAGTACGAGGAATACCGTGAAAGCATTGGGAATGTTGACCAGAGTCAGCAGCAACTCCTAGTACCTTACATCTTTGAGTTTCCTGCGGATGATGCCCTTCGTCTTAGAGAAAGAATGCCTCTCTTAGAGGAAGTGGGCGTCTTTCTAGCAGAGTACGGAGAAAATCAATTTATTCTACGTGAACATCCTATTTGGATGGCAGAGGAAGAAATCGAGTCTGGCATCTATGAAATGTGTGACATGCTGCTCTTGACCAAGGAAGTTTCTATCAAGAAATACCGAGCGGAGCTGGCTATCATGATGTCCTGCAAGCGGTCTATCAAGGCCAATCACCGTATCGATGACCACTCAGCCAGACAGCTCCTTTATCAGCTCTCTCAATGCGACAACCCATATAACTGTCCTCATGGACGTCCTGTTTTGGTGCATTTCACCAAGTCGGATATGGAAAAAATGTTCCGACGCATTCAGGAAAATCATACTAGCCTCCGTGAGTTGGGGAAATATTAA
- a CDS encoding DUF3021 domain-containing protein: protein MKKQIFHDAAAGVLIGLILSILFSLIYAPSTYAPLSPESLIGQAMAQHQVHGALVLLYCMVIWSAIGVLFSFGSRLFSRDWSLLRATLSHFFLMLAGFVPLATMAGWFPFHWTFYLQLIPEFAIVYLIIWVILYKREAKKVDHINQLLAHKK, encoded by the coding sequence ATGAAAAAACAAATCTTTCACGATGCAGCCGCTGGTGTACTTATCGGCCTCATCCTCTCTATCCTCTTTTCACTCATTTATGCACCAAGTACCTACGCCCCACTAAGCCCCGAGTCTCTTATCGGCCAAGCGATGGCTCAACATCAGGTTCACGGTGCCCTAGTCTTGCTCTACTGCATGGTCATCTGGTCAGCTATCGGCGTTCTCTTTAGCTTTGGCAGCCGATTATTCAGCCGTGACTGGAGCCTGCTCCGTGCAACACTTTCCCACTTCTTCCTCATGCTGGCTGGCTTTGTCCCACTAGCAACTATGGCTGGTTGGTTCCCTTTCCACTGGACCTTCTATCTCCAGCTCATTCCAGAGTTTGCGATCGTCTACCTCATCATCTGGGTTATTCTCTATAAAAGAGAAGCAAAAAAAGTGGACCACATCAATCAACTCTTGGCCCATAAAAAGTAA
- the mutS gene encoding DNA mismatch repair protein MutS: MTTEKLSPGMQQYVDIKKQYPDAFLLFRMGDFYELFYEDAVNAAQILEISLTSRNKNAENPIPMAGVPYHSAQQYIDVLIEQGYKVAIAEQMEDPKQAVGVVKREVVQVITPGTVVDSSKPDSQNNFLVAIDRDGNQFGLAYMDLVTGDFYVTGLLDFTLVCGEIRNLKAREVVLGYDLSEEEEQILSRQMNLVLSYEKEGFEDIHLLDQRLAAVEQAAASKLLQYVHRTQMRELNHLKPVIRYEIKDFLQMDYATKASLDLVENARSGKKQGSLFWLLDETKTAMGMRLLRSWIHRPLIDKERIVQRQEVVQVFLDHFFERSDLTDSLKGVYDIERLASRVSFGKTNPKDLLQLATTLSSVPRIRAILEGMEQPALAYLIAQLDAIPELESLISAAIAPEAPHVITEGGIIRTGFDETLDKYRRVLREGTSWIAEIEAKERENSGISTLKIDYNKKDGYYFHVTNSQLGNVPAHFFRKATLKNSERFGTEELARIEGDMLEAREKSANLEYEIFMRIREEVSKYIQRLQALAQGIATVDVLQSLAVVAETQHLIRPEFGDDSQIDIQKGRHAVVEKVMGAQTYIPNSIQMSEDTSIQLITGPNMSGKSTYMRQLAMMAVMAQLGSYVPAESAHLPIFDAIFTRIGAADDLVSGQSTFMVEMMEANNAISHATKNSLILFDELGRGTATYDGMALAQSIIEYIHEHIGAKTLFATHYHELTSLESSLEHLVNVHVATLEQDGQVTFLHKIEPGPADKSYGIHVAKIAGLPAELLARADKILAQLESQGTESPAPMRQTSAVTEQMSLFDAPEEHPILAELAELDVYNMTPMQAMNVLVELKQKL, from the coding sequence ATGACGACAGAAAAACTATCACCTGGTATGCAGCAGTATGTGGATATTAAAAAGCAATATCCAGATGCTTTTTTGCTCTTTCGGATGGGTGATTTTTATGAGCTGTTTTATGAAGATGCGGTCAATGCGGCGCAGATTTTAGAGATTTCACTGACCAGTCGTAATAAAAATGCAGAAAATCCGATACCCATGGCTGGTGTTCCCTATCATTCTGCCCAGCAGTATATCGATGTTTTGATTGAGCAGGGCTATAAGGTGGCTATTGCCGAGCAGATGGAAGACCCTAAACAAGCGGTTGGGGTTGTCAAGCGAGAGGTGGTTCAGGTCATCACCCCCGGTACAGTGGTTGATAGTAGTAAGCCCGATAGTCAGAACAATTTCTTGGTTGCCATAGATCGTGATGGCAATCAGTTTGGTCTGGCATATATGGATCTGGTGACGGGTGACTTTTATGTGACAGGTTTATTGGATTTCACGCTGGTTTGTGGGGAAATCCGTAACCTCAAGGCTCGTGAAGTGGTGCTGGGTTATGATTTGTCTGAGGAAGAAGAACAAATCCTCAGCCGTCAGATGAATTTGGTGCTTTCCTATGAGAAGGAAGGCTTTGAGGATATTCATTTACTGGATCAACGACTGGCAGCTGTGGAGCAAGCAGCAGCTAGTAAGCTCCTCCAGTATGTTCACCGTACCCAGATGCGGGAATTGAATCATCTCAAACCAGTTATCCGCTATGAAATCAAAGATTTCTTACAGATGGACTATGCGACAAAGGCTAGTCTGGATTTGGTTGAGAATGCTCGTTCCGGCAAGAAGCAAGGCAGTCTTTTCTGGCTTTTGGATGAAACCAAAACAGCTATGGGTATGCGACTCTTGCGTTCTTGGATCCATCGTCCTTTGATTGACAAGGAGCGAATCGTCCAACGTCAAGAGGTGGTGCAGGTCTTTCTTGACCACTTCTTTGAGCGCAGTGATTTGACAGACAGTCTCAAGGGTGTTTATGACATCGAACGCTTGGCTAGTCGGGTTTCTTTTGGCAAGACCAATCCCAAGGATCTCTTGCAACTGGCGACTACCTTATCTAGTGTGCCACGGATTCGAGCGATTTTAGAGGGAATGGAGCAGCCTGCTTTAGCTTATCTCATCGCACAGTTGGATGCCATTCCAGAGTTAGAGAGTTTGATTAGCGCAGCGATAGCCCCTGAAGCTCCTCATGTGATTACGGAAGGTGGCATTATCCGTACGGGATTTGATGAGACCTTGGATAAATACCGTCGTGTGCTCAGAGAAGGGACTAGCTGGATTGCTGAGATTGAGGCTAAGGAGCGAGAAAACTCTGGCATCAGCACGCTCAAGATTGACTACAATAAAAAGGATGGCTACTACTTCCATGTGACCAATTCGCAACTGGGAAATGTGCCAGCCCACTTTTTCCGAAAGGCGACGCTGAAAAACTCAGAACGCTTTGGTACCGAAGAATTAGCCCGTATCGAGGGAGATATGCTGGAGGCGCGTGAGAAGTCAGCCAACCTAGAATATGAAATCTTTATGCGTATCCGTGAGGAAGTCAGCAAGTACATCCAGCGTTTGCAGGCTTTAGCCCAAGGAATTGCGACGGTTGATGTCTTGCAAAGTCTCGCAGTTGTGGCTGAAACACAGCATTTGATTCGACCTGAGTTTGGAGACGATTCACAAATTGATATCCAGAAAGGGCGCCATGCTGTCGTTGAAAAGGTCATGGGAGCGCAGACCTACATTCCAAACAGTATCCAGATGTCAGAAGATACCAGCATTCAACTGATCACGGGACCCAACATGAGCGGGAAGTCCACCTATATGCGCCAACTAGCCATGATGGCGGTTATGGCCCAGCTAGGCTCGTATGTGCCGGCAGAGAGTGCCCATTTGCCTATCTTCGATGCTATCTTTACCCGTATCGGAGCAGCAGATGACTTGGTTTCAGGTCAATCAACCTTTATGGTGGAGATGATGGAGGCCAACAATGCCATTTCGCATGCGACCAAGAATTCCTTGATTCTCTTTGATGAATTGGGACGCGGAACTGCAACTTATGACGGGATGGCTCTTGCCCAGTCCATCATCGAATACATTCATGAACATATCGGAGCCAAAACCCTCTTTGCGACCCACTATCATGAGTTGACTAGTCTGGAGTCCAGTTTGGAACACTTGGTCAATGTCCACGTGGCAACCTTGGAGCAGGATGGGCAGGTCACCTTCCTTCACAAGATCGAACCAGGACCAGCTGACAAATCCTATGGTATCCACGTTGCTAAGATTGCTGGTTTACCGGCAGAACTTTTAGCAAGGGCAGATAAGATTTTGGCTCAGTTAGAGAGTCAGGGTACAGAAAGTCCAGCTCCGATGAGACAAACAAGTGCTGTTACAGAGCAGATGTCACTCTTTGACGCGCCTGAAGAGCATCCTATCCTAGCAGAATTAGCAGAACTGGATGTATACAATATGACACCTATGCAGGCTATGAATGTCTTAGTTGAGCTTAAACAAAAGTTATAA
- a CDS encoding LytTR family DNA-binding domain-containing protein codes for MKVELQISETYKEEKLIVQAPQPTEKVQKVIEFAENLDQKETIKGKIDDQVYLVEIGKIQRFYIENRKVLAETASQTYSIDLRLYQVLEILPTTFIQISQSEIVNIDSISHLRLTPNGLVEIFLKNESFTYSSRRYLKTIKEKLEL; via the coding sequence ATGAAAGTAGAACTACAGATTAGTGAGACTTATAAGGAGGAAAAGCTGATTGTCCAAGCTCCTCAGCCGACCGAAAAAGTCCAGAAAGTCATCGAGTTCGCTGAAAATCTTGACCAAAAAGAAACAATCAAAGGAAAGATTGATGATCAGGTCTATCTAGTTGAAATTGGCAAGATTCAGCGCTTCTATATAGAGAATCGAAAGGTTCTAGCAGAAACTGCCAGTCAGACCTACAGCATTGATTTGCGGCTCTATCAGGTTCTTGAAATTCTGCCGACCACTTTTATCCAAATTTCCCAATCTGAAATCGTCAATATCGACTCCATCTCTCATCTCAGGCTCACGCCCAACGGTCTGGTTGAAATTTTCTTGAAAAACGAAAGTTTCACCTACTCTTCACGCCGTTACCTAAAAACCATCAAGGAGAAATTAGAACTATGA